A genome region from Coffea arabica cultivar ET-39 chromosome 7e, Coffea Arabica ET-39 HiFi, whole genome shotgun sequence includes the following:
- the LOC113700692 gene encoding uncharacterized protein yields MTEEEIVCTFIKAHDPSYFEEIFRMTGSSFAAIINKLEEYDEFVKVEKIVNVSALKLQLDALQNQNNSGKKPSFKKKEDDIAFIWDQGPSFRPRSSHLFFSLPVLHQPSTSLPHYYPISSFPTKSLEYLTLSSNPTTCFQNYSRPIYHSRPTLENNNPFQNPFQISGIQTQKQFQTFTNLGRPIDQLYEQLKAAEKIGTIPPKLHPRGPPAGYDPHAICAYHSGSPGHTTSNCWVLKQDMIDSGDILLRRKGEQGPNVSKNPLPEHGSTVGIIIADEDFADPSQYIVDETEVFGMMEADHARMRKQSSVEKPMTKDNVEERLKSLVFEKDEPFIVEGGPSEIDNSKAPFILDLPSFEWDISEPAILKFSEQMPINNLQEVPWNYEESILLIGDKKCLKEEESTITPSRRIVGNSKVDVQSRAKVKSPTPKPLVSESEAVNFLKMLKRSECKIVEQLDRMPTQTSFLNLLLTSELYRETLLKILNETQVPKDIPEDKFSNLVGNVFAANHIAFSDDDLTAEEIGHNRALYISVRCNGKLLPRVLVDNGSALNICPWNTLTKLGFLDIKLRPSATVVRGFDGSRRESMGETDLVLEIGPAQFQVTC; encoded by the coding sequence ATGACTGAGGAGGAGATTGTTTGTACTTTCATCAAGGCTCACGATCCATCCTACTTTGAAGAGatctttcgcatgactggaagTTCATTTGCTGCCATTATTAACAAGTTGGAGGAATACGATGAGTTTGTCAAAGTagaaaagattgttaatgtttcGGCATTAAAATTGCAATTGGATGCtctacaaaatcaaaacaacaGTGGGAAAAAGCCCtcattcaagaagaaagaagatgaTATTGCTTTTATATGGGATCAAGGCCCGTCTTTCAGACCCAGATCATCCCACCTATTCTTTTCCTTACCCGTATTACACCAACCCTCAACCAGTCTACCACACTACTACCCAATTTCATCATTCCCGACCAAGTCACTTGAATACCTCACCCTTTCCTCCAATCCCACAACTTGTTTTCAAAATTACTCTCGCCCCATTTACCATTCTAGACCAACCCTGGAAAATAATAACCCTTTTCAAAATCCTTTTCAAATAAGTGGAATTCAAACTCAGAAGCAATTTCAAACTTTCACCAATTTGGGCCGGCCTATTGATCAATTGTATGAGCAGTTAAAAGCAGCTGAAAAAATTGGCACTATCCCTCCCAAACTCCATCCCAGAGGTCCTCCTGCCGGTTATGATCCGCATGCaatctgtgcttatcattctggaaGTCCAGGTCATACCACTAGTAATTGTTGGGTTTTAAAACAAGACATGATCGATTCTGGAGACATCCTTCTCAGAAGAAAGGGAGAGCAGGGACCGAATGTTAGTAAGAATCCTTTGCCTGAGCATGGGAGCACTGTGGGAATTATCATCGCTGATGAAGATTTTGCCGATCCCTCTCAGTACATTGTAGATGAAACTGAGGTGTTTGGCATGATGGAGGCTGACCATGCGAGAATGAGAAAACAGTCGTCTGTTGAAAAGCCCATGACCAAGGATAATGTCGAGGAAAGGTTGAAATCTTTGGTGTTTGAAAAAGATGAGCCATTTATAGTAGAAGGAGGGCCTTCCGAGATTGACAATTCTAAAGCtccttttattttggatctACCATCTTTTGAATGGGATATATCAGAGCCTGCCATTCTCAAATTTTCAGAACAAATGCCTATCAATAACTTGCAAGAGGTGCCATGGAACTACGAGGAGTCTATTCTGTTGATTGGAGATAAAAAATGCTTAAAGGAGGAGGAATCTACTATTACCCCGTCTAGGAGAATTGTAGGAAACTCCAAAGTTGATGTTCAGTCTCGGGCTAAGGTTAAATCCCCGACGCCTAAGCCTCTTGTGTCTGAAAGTGAAGctgtgaattttttaaagatgtTGAAAAGAAGTGAGTGCAAAATAGTAGAACAGTTGGATAGGATGCCTACTCAGACttcttttctgaatcttctTTTGACTTCCGAGCTATACAGAGAAACATTGCTCAAAATTCTGAACGAAACTCAAGTCCCTAAAGATATTCCGGAGGATAAATTTTCTAACCTTGTGGGGAATGTGTTTGCTGCTAATCATATCGCCTTCTCCGATGACGATCTGACTGCAGAAGAGATCGGACATAATAGAGCCTTGTATATATCAGTCCGCTGCAATGGAAAGCTGTTGCCAAGAGTCTTAGTGGATAATGGGTCAGCACTGAATATTTGTCCATGGAACACCCTCACCAAACTTGGATTTCTTGACATTAAACTCCGCCCATCTGCAACTGTGGTTCGAGGATTCGATGGTTCAAGGAGGGAATCTATGGGAGAGACAGATCTGGTATTGGAGATAGGCCCTGCTCAATTTCAAGTTACTTGCTAA
- the LOC113700694 gene encoding uncharacterized protein, which produces MEAVLPAEVKIPSLRILMEAQIEEAEWVRERHEQLSLIDEKRLNAICHEQCYQQRMARVYNKKVKPRLFEVGDKVLKRILPMQDKTKGKFAPNWQGPFIVKKVLSGGALILMEMDGQVFSQPINADMCKKFFI; this is translated from the coding sequence atggaagcagtTTTGCCTGCAGAAGTTAAAATTCCTTCCTTACGTATTCTGATGGAAGCTCAGATAGAAGAAGCTGAATGGGTCAGAGAACGTCATGAGCAATTGtctctgattgatgaaaagagGTTGAATGCCATCTGTCATGAACAATGTTATCAGCAGCGAATGGCTCGggtttacaacaaaaaagttaaGCCCCGTctgtttgaagttggagataagGTTTTGAAACGGATTCTTCCAATGCAAGATAAGACTAAAGGGAAGTTTGCTCCCAATTGGCAAGGACCATTCATTGTTAAGAAAGTGCTATCCGGAGGAGCGCTTATTCTTATGGAAATGGACGGCCAAGTTTTTTCCCAACCAATCAATGCAgacatgtgcaaaaagtttttcatttga